One Acanthopagrus latus isolate v.2019 chromosome 12, fAcaLat1.1, whole genome shotgun sequence genomic region harbors:
- the grin1a gene encoding glutamate receptor ionotropic, NMDA 1a isoform X4: protein MRLFLLAVLFSCSCARAGCEPKIVNIGAVLSQKRYEQVFKDAVTQANQVYGRDKFKLTAISVTHKPNAIQMALSVCEDLISSQVYAILVSHPPQSNDHLTPTPVSYTAGFYRIPVVGLTTRMSIYSDKSIHLSFLRTVPPYSHQAHVWFDLMREFNWNHIILIVSDDHEGRAAQKRLETLLEERETKAEKVLQFSQETNLTALLLEAKELEARVIILSASEEDAAAVYKAARFLNMTGSGYVWLVGEREMSGKALSEAPDGLIGLQLINGKNESAHINDAVAVVAQSIQELFEKENITEPPRGCVGNTNIWKTGPLFKRVLMSSKYPEGLTGRVEFNDDGDRKYAHYSILNYQKSRLIQVGIYNGTQVVMNNQRKIIWPGGETEKPQGFQMSTRLKIVTIHQEPFVYVKPTQPDGTCKEEMTLNGVLIKKVICTGPNETIPGRPIVPQCCYGFCIDLLIKLAMTMNFTYEVHLVADGKFGTQERVNNSNKKEWNGMMGELLGGLADMIVAPLTINNERAQYIEFSKPFKYQGLTILVKKEIPRSTLDSFMQPFQSTLWLLVGLSVHVVAVMLYLLDRFSPFGRFKVNSEEEEEDALTLSSAMWFSWGVLLNSGIGEGAPRSFSARILGMVWAGFAMIIVASYTANLAAFLVLDRPEERITGINDPRLRNPSDKFIYATVKQSSVDIYFRRQVELSTMYRHMEKHNYESAAEAIQAVRDNKLHAFIWDSAVLEFEASQKCDLVTTGELFFRSGFGIGMRKDSPWKQNVSLAILSSHENGFMEDLDKTWVRYQECDSRSNAPATLTFENMAGVFMLVAGGIAAGIFLIFIEIAYKRHKDARRKQMQLAFAAVNVWRKNLQDRKSGRAEPDPKKKASFRSISTTLASSIKRRRSSKDTQYPPTDITGQLNLSDPSVSTVV, encoded by the exons ATGCGTCTGTTCCTGCTGGCGGTGCTCTTCTCGTGCTCCTGCGCGCGGGCCGGCTGCGAGCCGAAGATCGTGAACATCGGGGCGGTCCTCAGCCAGAAGAGGTACGAGCAGGTCTTCAAAGATGCGGTGACCCAGGCCAACCAGGTGTACGGCCGGGACAAATTCAAGCTGACCGCCATCTCCGTAACGCACAAGCCCAACGCCATCCAGATGGCTCTGTCGGTGTGCGAGGACCTCATCTCCAGTCAG GTCTATGCCATCCTGGTGAGTCACCCTCCACAGTCCAATGACCACCTCACTCCAACGCCCGTCTCCTACACTGCAGGCTTCTACCGCATCCCCGTGGTGGGGCTCACCACCCGCATGTCCATCTACTCCGACAAG AGCATCCATCTGTCCTTCCTGCGGACAGTCCCTCCCTACTCCCACCAGGCGCATGTGTGGTTCGACCTGATGCGCGAGTTCAACTGGAACCACATCATCTTGATAGTGAGCGACGACCACGAGGGGCGGGCTGCTCAAAAGAGGCTCGAGACCCtcctggaggagagggaaacaaag GCAGAGAAAGTCCTCCAGTTCAGCCAGGAGACTAACTTAACTGCCCTGCTGCTGGAGGCGAAAGAGCTGGAGGCCCGAGTCATCATCCTGTCCGCCAG TGAGGAGGATGCTGCCGCAGTGTACAAGGCTGCTCGCTTCCTCAACATGACGGGCTCGGGCTACGTGTGGCTGGTGGGCGAGCGGGAGATGTCGGGTAAAGCCCTGAGCGAGGCGCCAGACG GTCTGATCGGCCTCCAGCTCATCAACGGGAAGAATGAGTCAGCGCACATCAATGATGCGGTGGCTGTGGTGGCTCAGTCCATCCAGGAGCTCTTTGAGAAGGAGAATATCACAGAACCCCCGAGAGGCTGCGTGGGCAACACCAACATCTGGAAAACGGGGCCGCTCTTTAAACG GGTGCTGATGTCATCTAAATACCCAGAGGGCCTCACAGGACGTGTGGAGTTCAATGACGACGGGGACAGGAAGTACGCGCACTACAGTATACTCAACTACCAGAAGAGTCGACTCATTCAAGTCGGCATTTACAACGGAACACAG GTGGTAATGAACAATCAGCGGAAGATCATCTGGCCCGGAGGAGAGACCGAGAAACCACAGGGCTTCCAGATGTCCACTCGATTAAAG ATAGTGACGATACACCAGGAGCCATTTGTGTATGTGAAACCCACGCAGCCGGATGGAACGTGCAAGGAGGAAATGACATTAAATGGAGTCTTAATTAAAAAGGTTATCTGCACTGGGCCCAATGAGACCATCCCAG GACGCCCAATTGTACCCCAGTGTTGTTACGGCTTCTGTATTGATCTCCTGATCAAGTTGGCTATGACCATGAACTTTACCTATGAAGTGCACCTGGTGGCTGATGGGAAGTTCGGAACTCAAGAGCGG GTGAACAACAGTAACAAGAAAGAGTGGAATGGTATGATGGGAGAGCTCCTGGGGGGCCTGGCTGACATGATCGTAGCCCCGCTGACTATAAACAACGAACGAGCCCAGTACATCGAGTTCTCCAAACCGTTTAAATACCAAGGCCTGACCATCCTTGTTAAAAAG gaaatCCCTCGCAGTACACTGGACTCGTTCATGCAGCCGTTCCAAAGCACTCTGTGGCTGCTGGTGGGTCTTTCGGTGCATGTGGTGGCGGTGATGCTTTACCTACTAGACCGGTTCAG CCCTTTTGGAAGATTTAAAGtaaacagtgaagaagaagaagaagatgccCTCACCTTATCATCTGCTATGTGGTTCTCCTGGGGAGTGTTGCTGAACTCTGGTATTGGAGAAG GTGCGCCGCGCAGCTTCTCAGCGAGAATCCTGGGTATGGTGTGGGCCGGATTTGCCATGATCATTGTGGCTTCTTATACTGCCAACCTGGCAGCCTTCCTGGTGTTGGACCGGCCTGAGGAGCGCATCACCGGCATCAATGACCCAAGG CTGAGAAACCCATCCGACAAGTTCATCTACGCCACGGTGAAGCAGAGCTCCGTGGATATCTACTTCCGGCGGCAGGTGGAGCTTAGCACCATGTACCGCCACATGGAGAAGCACAACTATGAGAGTGCCGCCGAGGCTATCCAGGCTGTGCGCGACAA CAAGCTGCATGCTTTCATCTGGGACTCTGCGGTGCTGGAGTTTGAAGCCTCGCAGAAGTGCGACCTGGTGACCACGGGAGAGCTGTTTTTCCGTTCGGGCTTTGGCATAGGCATGCGCAAGGACAGCCCCTGGAAACAGAATGTGTCCCTGGCCATTCTCAG TTCTCATGAGAACGGCTTCATGGAAGACCTAGATAAAACCTGGGTGAGATACCAGGAGTGTGACTCAAGGAGCAATGCCCCAGCCACACTCACCTTTGAAAACATGGCAG GGGTCTTCATGCTGGTGGCTGGAGGCATAGCAGCAGGgatcttcctcatcttcatcgAAATCGCCTATAAGCGCCATAAAGACGCCCGCAGGAAGCAGATGCAGCTGGCCTTTGCGGCCGTCAATGTCTGGAGGAAGAATCTTCAG
- the grin1a gene encoding glutamate receptor ionotropic, NMDA 1a isoform X2 — protein MRLFLLAVLFSCSCARAGCEPKIVNIGAVLSQKRYEQVFKDAVTQANQVYGRDKFKLTAISVTHKPNAIQMALSVCEDLISSQVYAILVSHPPQSNDHLTPTPVSYTAGFYRIPVVGLTTRMSIYSDKSIHLSFLRTVPPYSHQAHVWFDLMREFNWNHIILIVSDDHEGRAAQKRLETLLEERETKAEKVLQFSQETNLTALLLEAKELEARVIILSASEEDAAAVYKAARFLNMTGSGYVWLVGEREMSGKALSEAPDGLIGLQLINGKNESAHINDAVAVVAQSIQELFEKENITEPPRGCVGNTNIWKTGPLFKRVLMSSKYPEGLTGRVEFNDDGDRKYAHYSILNYQKSRLIQVGIYNGTQVVMNNQRKIIWPGGETEKPQGFQMSTRLKIVTIHQEPFVYVKPTQPDGTCKEEMTLNGVLIKKVICTGPNETIPGRPIVPQCCYGFCIDLLIKLAMTMNFTYEVHLVADGKFGTQERVNNSNKKEWNGMMGELLGGLADMIVAPLTINNERAQYIEFSKPFKYQGLTILVKKEIPRSTLDSFMQPFQSTLWLLVGLSVHVVAVMLYLLDRFSPFGRFKVNSEEEEEDALTLSSAMWFSWGVLLNSGIGEGAPRSFSARILGMVWAGFAMIIVASYTANLAAFLVLDRPEERITGINDPRLRNPSDKFIYATVKQSSVDIYFRRQVELSTMYRHMEKHNYESAAEAIQAVRDNKLHAFIWDSAVLEFEASQKCDLVTTGELFFRSGFGIGMRKDSPWKQNVSLAILSSHENGFMEDLDKTWVRYQECDSRSNAPATLTFENMAGVFMLVAGGIAAGIFLIFIEIAYKRHKDARRKQMQLAFAAVNVWRKNLQPSSSLETQDDRKSGRAEPDPKKKASFRSISTTLASSIKRRRSSKDTQYPPTDITGQLNLSDPSVSTVV, from the exons ATGCGTCTGTTCCTGCTGGCGGTGCTCTTCTCGTGCTCCTGCGCGCGGGCCGGCTGCGAGCCGAAGATCGTGAACATCGGGGCGGTCCTCAGCCAGAAGAGGTACGAGCAGGTCTTCAAAGATGCGGTGACCCAGGCCAACCAGGTGTACGGCCGGGACAAATTCAAGCTGACCGCCATCTCCGTAACGCACAAGCCCAACGCCATCCAGATGGCTCTGTCGGTGTGCGAGGACCTCATCTCCAGTCAG GTCTATGCCATCCTGGTGAGTCACCCTCCACAGTCCAATGACCACCTCACTCCAACGCCCGTCTCCTACACTGCAGGCTTCTACCGCATCCCCGTGGTGGGGCTCACCACCCGCATGTCCATCTACTCCGACAAG AGCATCCATCTGTCCTTCCTGCGGACAGTCCCTCCCTACTCCCACCAGGCGCATGTGTGGTTCGACCTGATGCGCGAGTTCAACTGGAACCACATCATCTTGATAGTGAGCGACGACCACGAGGGGCGGGCTGCTCAAAAGAGGCTCGAGACCCtcctggaggagagggaaacaaag GCAGAGAAAGTCCTCCAGTTCAGCCAGGAGACTAACTTAACTGCCCTGCTGCTGGAGGCGAAAGAGCTGGAGGCCCGAGTCATCATCCTGTCCGCCAG TGAGGAGGATGCTGCCGCAGTGTACAAGGCTGCTCGCTTCCTCAACATGACGGGCTCGGGCTACGTGTGGCTGGTGGGCGAGCGGGAGATGTCGGGTAAAGCCCTGAGCGAGGCGCCAGACG GTCTGATCGGCCTCCAGCTCATCAACGGGAAGAATGAGTCAGCGCACATCAATGATGCGGTGGCTGTGGTGGCTCAGTCCATCCAGGAGCTCTTTGAGAAGGAGAATATCACAGAACCCCCGAGAGGCTGCGTGGGCAACACCAACATCTGGAAAACGGGGCCGCTCTTTAAACG GGTGCTGATGTCATCTAAATACCCAGAGGGCCTCACAGGACGTGTGGAGTTCAATGACGACGGGGACAGGAAGTACGCGCACTACAGTATACTCAACTACCAGAAGAGTCGACTCATTCAAGTCGGCATTTACAACGGAACACAG GTGGTAATGAACAATCAGCGGAAGATCATCTGGCCCGGAGGAGAGACCGAGAAACCACAGGGCTTCCAGATGTCCACTCGATTAAAG ATAGTGACGATACACCAGGAGCCATTTGTGTATGTGAAACCCACGCAGCCGGATGGAACGTGCAAGGAGGAAATGACATTAAATGGAGTCTTAATTAAAAAGGTTATCTGCACTGGGCCCAATGAGACCATCCCAG GACGCCCAATTGTACCCCAGTGTTGTTACGGCTTCTGTATTGATCTCCTGATCAAGTTGGCTATGACCATGAACTTTACCTATGAAGTGCACCTGGTGGCTGATGGGAAGTTCGGAACTCAAGAGCGG GTGAACAACAGTAACAAGAAAGAGTGGAATGGTATGATGGGAGAGCTCCTGGGGGGCCTGGCTGACATGATCGTAGCCCCGCTGACTATAAACAACGAACGAGCCCAGTACATCGAGTTCTCCAAACCGTTTAAATACCAAGGCCTGACCATCCTTGTTAAAAAG gaaatCCCTCGCAGTACACTGGACTCGTTCATGCAGCCGTTCCAAAGCACTCTGTGGCTGCTGGTGGGTCTTTCGGTGCATGTGGTGGCGGTGATGCTTTACCTACTAGACCGGTTCAG CCCTTTTGGAAGATTTAAAGtaaacagtgaagaagaagaagaagatgccCTCACCTTATCATCTGCTATGTGGTTCTCCTGGGGAGTGTTGCTGAACTCTGGTATTGGAGAAG GTGCGCCGCGCAGCTTCTCAGCGAGAATCCTGGGTATGGTGTGGGCCGGATTTGCCATGATCATTGTGGCTTCTTATACTGCCAACCTGGCAGCCTTCCTGGTGTTGGACCGGCCTGAGGAGCGCATCACCGGCATCAATGACCCAAGG CTGAGAAACCCATCCGACAAGTTCATCTACGCCACGGTGAAGCAGAGCTCCGTGGATATCTACTTCCGGCGGCAGGTGGAGCTTAGCACCATGTACCGCCACATGGAGAAGCACAACTATGAGAGTGCCGCCGAGGCTATCCAGGCTGTGCGCGACAA CAAGCTGCATGCTTTCATCTGGGACTCTGCGGTGCTGGAGTTTGAAGCCTCGCAGAAGTGCGACCTGGTGACCACGGGAGAGCTGTTTTTCCGTTCGGGCTTTGGCATAGGCATGCGCAAGGACAGCCCCTGGAAACAGAATGTGTCCCTGGCCATTCTCAG TTCTCATGAGAACGGCTTCATGGAAGACCTAGATAAAACCTGGGTGAGATACCAGGAGTGTGACTCAAGGAGCAATGCCCCAGCCACACTCACCTTTGAAAACATGGCAG GGGTCTTCATGCTGGTGGCTGGAGGCATAGCAGCAGGgatcttcctcatcttcatcgAAATCGCCTATAAGCGCCATAAAGACGCCCGCAGGAAGCAGATGCAGCTGGCCTTTGCGGCCGTCAATGTCTGGAGGAAGAATCTTCAG